The region ATAACTTTTCCTTCAGGTGTAGCCAAGAAGTATAAATAATCTGTATTGGCTGGATGTAACGCAGCTTTGATTGACATCAAACCAGAGCTGGCAATTGGTCCTGGAGGCAACCCTTTTACTTTATACGTATTGTAAGGAGAGTCCACTTCTAAATGCTTATAGAACACGCGGTCTTTATGCTCTCCTAAGGCATATAAGACGGTTGGATCCGTTTGAAGAGGCATATTTTTTTCAAGGCGATTATAAAAGACGCTGGCAATTTTTTCTCGGTCGACTTTCTCAGTCGCTTCCTCTTCAATTAGAGATGACATTGTTAACAGTTTATGTGCACTGAATTTTTTCTTCTCTATTTGCCCACTGTACTGACCTAATACATTATTTGTTTTCCCTACCATTTTATCCAATATTTCATCTAACGACACATTTTTATTATAAAAATCATACGTAACGGGATATAAATAACCTTCTAGCGGATGTTTAATATCTTTTTGCATCACTTCATCCGTTACTAAATCTGGATACTTTTCTTTCATTTTAGTGACGAATGCCTTATCGTCTAGCTTTTTCATGACTTCGTCTTTTGTAAACTTTGTATTTTTAGCAATAATATCAGCAATTTCGACAAGCTGGCGGCCTTCTGGAATGGTGACACGAATATCAGGTCGTTTTGAAACCTCGCCTTTTTCCATTTTTTCAACCATTTCTCCTAAGCTCATA is a window of Priestia aryabhattai DNA encoding:
- the mltG gene encoding endolytic transglycosylase MltG, which encodes MSQQTFLPPNRSRKKRVIFITIILLLLLVGGVFFYAQSRLTPVDRNSNKKVNVTIPQGSSVQSIGTVLKKEDLIKSKSAFRYYVKLTHVSGFQAGTYLFSPSMSLGEMVEKMEKGEVSKRPDIRVTIPEGRQLVEIADIIAKNTKFTKDEVMKKLDDKAFVTKMKEKYPDLVTDEVMQKDIKHPLEGYLYPVTYDFYNKNVSLDEILDKMVGKTNNVLGQYSGQIEKKKFSAHKLLTMSSLIEEEATEKVDREKIASVFYNRLEKNMPLQTDPTVLYALGEHKDRVFYKHLEVDSPYNTYKVKGLPPGPIASSGLMSIKAALHPANTDYLYFLATPEGKVIFTKTLEEHNKEKVKHITGKEKQNTEK